One genomic region from Aliarcobacter cryaerophilus ATCC 43158 encodes:
- the lon gene encoding endopeptidase La, translating into MQLENYGNFPQTIPLIIEDEIFLYPFMITPLFLENQENIKAVENAIEFNKLVMIAVSKAGKEGSREKDSFYDVGVVGNVMRKISLPDGKVKVLFQGVSKAKIIDFEPTSSIFATVDILAEETQNDIELKSLINILIDNIKKLSRLNNKFPSDLIKAIEENDVPSRVADLVSSVLKIKKDEAYKIFSNTNLEQRIIGIIEIVKNEIESYKIQKEITQKVNSKIEKSHKDYFLKEQIKAIQKELGADNQKEEDIKSFKKRLKEKKCFMGKEAYKETKKQVEKLSRMNTDSPDASLLQTYVEMVLDIPFGEFANSKFSVSSVEKQLNKDHYCLEKAKERIAEYFAVKQLLEQRNIEDLKAKGTVLCFVGPPGVGKTSLANSIAKALARPLVRVALGGMEDVNELRGHRRTYVGAMPGRLIKGLIDAKKMNPVIVLDEIDKLGSNHRGDPSAVMLEILDPEQNHEFRDLYLNFPVDLSQVIFVSTANDIRKIPAPLKDRMEFIELNSYTPNEKYHIAKDYLIPQELEKHGLKKDEVSINKATIELIIAKYTREAGVRNLRRVFSKIFRKVVKKILEDETITKVTIGTKDLKEYLDNPIFEIEPADKIDVVGVSNGLAWTAVGGDILKIEAIKLKGKGDLKVTGNLGDVMKESSIISYSVVKHLIDNKILKIDEKDIPKTFKEKDEKELVDCSEIYKRYDIHLHIPEGATPKDGPSAGITMALALASVLSNRKIKADVAMTGELTLSGKVLPIGGLKEKLIAAYKAKIKKVLIPKKNYERDLDDIPQEVKESLEIKVVEKIEDVLKEALL; encoded by the coding sequence ATGCAATTAGAAAATTATGGTAATTTTCCACAAACAATACCATTGATTATAGAAGATGAGATTTTTTTATATCCATTTATGATTACACCTTTGTTTTTAGAAAATCAAGAGAATATAAAAGCAGTTGAAAATGCAATAGAGTTCAATAAACTTGTTATGATAGCAGTTTCTAAAGCAGGAAAAGAGGGTTCTAGAGAAAAAGATAGTTTTTATGATGTTGGAGTGGTTGGAAATGTTATGCGAAAAATATCTTTGCCAGATGGTAAGGTAAAAGTTCTTTTTCAAGGTGTTTCAAAGGCAAAAATCATAGATTTTGAACCAACTTCTAGTATATTTGCTACTGTTGATATTCTTGCTGAAGAGACGCAAAATGATATTGAATTGAAATCATTAATAAATATTTTGATTGACAATATCAAAAAATTATCAAGACTAAATAACAAATTCCCAAGCGATTTAATAAAAGCAATAGAAGAAAACGATGTACCAAGTAGAGTTGCTGATTTGGTATCTTCTGTTTTAAAAATAAAAAAAGATGAAGCATATAAGATTTTTTCAAATACGAATTTGGAACAAAGAATTATAGGTATTATTGAAATTGTAAAAAATGAGATAGAGTCATATAAAATACAAAAAGAGATAACTCAAAAAGTAAATTCAAAAATAGAAAAAAGTCATAAAGATTATTTTTTAAAAGAGCAAATTAAGGCTATTCAAAAAGAGTTAGGAGCTGATAATCAAAAAGAGGAAGATATAAAATCTTTCAAAAAGAGGTTAAAAGAGAAAAAGTGTTTTATGGGTAAAGAAGCTTATAAAGAGACAAAAAAGCAAGTAGAAAAGCTAAGCCGAATGAATACAGACTCTCCAGATGCTTCACTTCTTCAAACTTATGTTGAGATGGTTTTGGATATTCCTTTTGGAGAGTTTGCAAATTCTAAATTTTCAGTTTCTAGTGTTGAGAAACAACTAAATAAAGACCATTATTGTTTAGAAAAAGCAAAAGAGAGAATAGCAGAGTATTTTGCAGTAAAACAACTTTTAGAACAAAGAAATATTGAAGATTTAAAAGCAAAAGGTACAGTTCTTTGTTTTGTAGGACCTCCAGGAGTTGGTAAAACTTCACTAGCAAATTCAATAGCAAAAGCTCTTGCTAGACCACTTGTAAGAGTTGCTTTGGGTGGAATGGAAGATGTAAATGAATTAAGAGGTCATAGACGAACTTATGTTGGAGCAATGCCAGGAAGATTAATCAAAGGTTTGATTGATGCAAAAAAAATGAATCCAGTTATTGTTCTTGATGAGATTGATAAATTAGGAAGTAACCACAGAGGTGACCCTTCTGCTGTTATGCTAGAAATTTTAGACCCTGAACAAAACCATGAGTTTAGAGATTTATATCTTAATTTTCCAGTTGATTTGTCACAAGTTATTTTTGTTTCAACTGCAAATGATATTAGAAAAATTCCAGCACCACTTAAAGATAGAATGGAGTTTATAGAGCTAAATTCTTATACTCCAAATGAAAAATATCATATTGCAAAAGATTATTTAATTCCTCAAGAACTTGAAAAACATGGACTTAAAAAAGATGAGGTTAGTATAAATAAAGCAACTATTGAGCTAATAATTGCAAAATATACAAGAGAAGCAGGAGTTCGAAATTTACGAAGAGTATTTTCTAAAATATTTAGAAAAGTTGTAAAAAAGATATTAGAAGATGAGACTATTACAAAAGTAACAATTGGTACAAAAGATTTAAAAGAATATTTAGATAATCCAATTTTTGAGATAGAACCAGCCGATAAAATAGATGTTGTTGGAGTTTCAAATGGTTTGGCTTGGACAGCTGTTGGTGGAGATATATTAAAAATAGAAGCAATAAAACTAAAAGGAAAAGGTGACTTAAAAGTAACTGGAAACTTAGGAGATGTTATGAAAGAGTCTTCAATTATCTCATATTCTGTTGTAAAACATCTAATAGACAACAAAATTCTAAAAATAGATGAAAAAGATATTCCAAAAACTTTTAAAGAAAAAGATGAAAAAGAGTTAGTTGATTGCAGTGAAATTTATAAAAGATATGATATTCATTTACATATTCCTGAAGGTGCAACACCAAAAGATGGACCAAGTGCAGGTATAACAATGGCTTTGGCTTTGGCTTCAGTTTTAAGTAATAGAAAAATAAAAGCAGATGTTGCAATGACAGGTGAGCTTACTTTAAGTGGAAAAGTTC
- a CDS encoding outer membrane protein assembly factor BamD — protein MLKNLKIKNLLLIFTAAIVFGACASKSEQEYNKPALYWYNKMMMQIGMNDLDEADDTYTSLESEHRNSPYIPTAILILVNAHMADEQYALANFYLDEYIKRFSLSKDIDYARYMKIKANFMGFKQQFRDQQLIDDTLSHIIDFKYKYPNSPYMPLVDTMNARLFMAKASMDKEIAGLYERRDKPKAAELYMDKAKNSWVDPSEIKPVEVPFYRAIFE, from the coding sequence ATGTTAAAAAACCTAAAAATCAAAAACCTTTTACTGATTTTTACAGCAGCTATTGTATTCGGTGCTTGTGCATCTAAAAGTGAGCAAGAGTACAACAAACCAGCACTTTATTGGTACAATAAAATGATGATGCAAATAGGAATGAATGATTTAGATGAAGCAGATGATACTTATACATCTCTAGAGAGTGAACATAGAAATTCACCATATATTCCAACAGCTATACTTATACTTGTAAATGCACACATGGCTGATGAGCAGTATGCTTTGGCAAATTTTTATTTAGATGAATATATTAAAAGATTTAGCTTAAGCAAAGATATTGATTATGCAAGATATATGAAAATTAAAGCAAATTTTATGGGATTCAAGCAACAATTTAGAGATCAACAGCTAATAGATGATACTTTATCACATATTATAGATTTTAAATACAAATATCCAAATTCACCATATATGCCACTTGTTGATACTATGAATGCAAGATTGTTTATGGCAAAAGCTTCTATGGATAAAGAAATAGCTGGCTTGTACGAGAGAAGAGATAAGCCAAAAGCAGCAGAGCTTTATATGGACAAAGCAAAAAATTCTTGGGTAGATCCAAGTGAAATAAAACCAGTAGAAGTACCATTCTACAGAGCAATTTTTGAATAA